Sequence from the Paralichthys olivaceus isolate ysfri-2021 chromosome 1, ASM2471397v2, whole genome shotgun sequence genome:
GCTTAAGTTATGTAAAAGGACGCATACACAGCAttaatgcaaatgaaaatgaatacacATATAAAATCAAAGGTTGCAAGATAGCATTAGTCTGCAAAGACAAATTAGCTTGCTAATTAGCATCTTGCTGATAAGAGACATTGTAAACCAAAGGAACTGGAGATGTCCCCAAAAGAGGGCTTAATTAGACAGAGTCTGAAATATTATCTAATTCTGACAATGCTAGCCTATATAGCTAATTGTCAGCTGACATTAGTGTACATCAAGCATTTTGCCACCTGGCTTACATTTGAATTGTTGGAATGTTATCTGTTAGCTATAAAACTCACTAGCACTTGGATAGATAGCACTTGgattcattttatgtttttaactcATGTTGGCTATAATATCACATAATATGACAAACTTACAAAAGCAAATTCTGCATTACCAACCAGCAAAATAATCCTTTAATACCTCCAAGCTGTTGTTACCTAATCTGCAGTGAGTTATATAAGCCCCGGCCATTTTAGCATGCATTGTTGGTTTAGCACTCTTTACACTTTGATTACCTAAATCTCTCCAATCTTGTCGTCTTTTCAaattgacatctttgtctgtgtcttcttcatGTCGGGCTCCTATTTCTGtatctattcatttatttctgcatttttaCATTCTTACATTAATTTATTcttgtatttctacttttatttatttatgtatttctgtgtcttcATGTTAATTGTAAAGCATTTTGGTTTGACTGTTCTCATGTTTGTTGGATCAAGAATCTTCTGTGTTGACAAAACTATGTCATTACTCATGTAtttgagtaaaaacaaaaaaatatattattctaTTTTTCAACATGAACAGCAATTAGAAATTTAGCCATCTTTCCTCAAACATCTGTGCAGAAGATTTTTCACCATCATCTACATTTCTGAAGTCAATGTCGatgtaaactttatttatatcgcACATGCaaacaacttggttgaccaaagtgcttttcaaagtaaaaggtacaacaagaaaacagcaataCGGAATATGTCAAAAATagtaatgagaataaaacaaaataaaatctgctcTGATAAAAACTTGAAAAGAAGGCCAACGAGAAGATATGTGATGTGAATGATTCTGAAGCATTCAAGAGAGGGGGCAGCTCTAACATGGAGTGCTGTTTGCAAAGGCTCGCCCGCCTCTGGTTATGAGCCTCGTTTGGGCAAATCCAGGAGCAGCTGAGTGGCTGCTCTCAGCTCTCTAACTGCGAACATGAAGTAGTTCAGCTAGGCAAGGCAGTGCCAGTCCATTAAGAAATTTAAAAGTTAATGAACAGGATTTGTCTCTCTGTACAAACTACTTGAAACCTTCAGAGCTTTAATGAAACATATCCCAGACAGACTCTCTTGGCAGATCGATTTGCAACAGCTCTGTTGAGTCAAACACCAGGATTCACACGCGATATCATTGCATCACCCTTTAATGACAGTTCCATTCAACTCACTTAACTGCTTTGCATGTGCCTCGTTGTCTGCAAGTAAGCCCTCAGAAAACAACTCAACAAAGCCAACCCCATTAGTTCCATCAAACCACAACACAAAATTCCAAGAGACTACTTTTAAATGACCAAAATACATCCAAAAGCTACAACTTTCTTCTTTAGGTTTGTCTTTGGTTAAGATTTTTGCAGCAAGGTTTTTTCTATAATCACCAACTCAGTCCTGCTCCTAAGGCAGGGTGGGGTACCGGCCACAGAGGGGTTAGGGCGGGGGGGCACCCAGGAACGCTGGTGCCTCTGATGCGCCACTGGGAGAGCGGCACCCTCCTCCGGCGTGTCTCACGTGCTCTCCGCCTGTCAATCAAAGCGGCGCGTcatgacacgcacacacaggtgATGTCTATTATCTGTGCGTGATCAGGTGCCGCGTCGCCGGGACAGTCTCTTCCCCTCAGGACATATTTCCGGTGGTCGGTGGCGAGCTGCGGTCCTTCCTCGCAGATGCCATGTTTGAGCAGTGAGCATGGCGGAAAATCATCTGGAGTACGGCTACCTGGAGGAGGGCGAGTCCATCGAGGAGCATTACACCGAGGACCCCGTGAGTATCTGCGTGTCGGAGGAGGATGTGCAGGTGGCGGATcgcccgtgtgtgtgtttttaaacgCGTGTGTccgaggagcagagagaggagaggaccgTCATGTCCGCGCACAATGTGGTGTCGTTACATCACAATGTGAGCAGACATCAGTGAGACACATCCCGCACCGCACGCTGGGAGGAAGGGTCGTCATGGAGCCAGCCAGGTGCTCTGGATGTCCGCATTTCCAGGGTGAAGTCGTAGTGGGATGATGGTTTCTATCTTGTGCAGTGAAGGCTTTGAAATAACAGATGCTAAAAAAAACCTTGTCTCCCATATCTTACCCGGAAATCCCAGACCACCTCCATGTGGGTAGTGGCTGTGACCCTCGTATGGCCGGACATCATGACAGATGCACTAATATTTTTCACTCAAACAACTCTCATGCATTTAGAAGTATTTCATTCAGATAATGATGATCTTTCTCAATGCAGTCAAAAAAAGGCAAATGTACGGTGGCCCAGAGAGCCCGACACACTACAAGATAAGTAAATGTGCCAATGGatgaaacatgcaaacattttcatcaatttgACAATACGTGTTGTAAATAGTTAACACAGTGCCAAATACTTGCAGTGCAATACCAGAAAATACTTTGTTTTACTCTGGGACACTTTAGCCTGCCAGTTCAAGTAATCTGACAAAATGCacttaattcattcattaaataaacacttaaagaacagcaacaaagaaaggaaagaagtcCTTGTTCGTTTCCTTCAACTCAATTCAATAATGGCGGCAAGTCTTTCAGACCAAGCATTGACACGTAGTTACATTTTGGGTAGATGCATGTCAGGGTTCAGTGCAGGGCTCTGCGTAGGGTACATGTCTACAGCGTAGTTTCaatgcagaagcatgaatttTTCTGTACTCACTCAGGTTcttcctttaatttgtcacccATCTGCAGCTTTTCAGTGCATCACTTTGGTGTACCACAGTGGCTTTAAGTGCTTGTTTACATTCTTGTCTCTCAGGAGCTGGCGGCCATCAAGGCCAGGGTTCAGGAGctggagatggaggaagagacggagagactgaaggaggaggagaggtgtgaTGCACCAGAGATGCAGCTACTGACCAGCAGCCCTCGGCCTGGTGAGACAGCCGGTAGAGTCTTAATCATCTCacggtttgtttgtttggtgcaCAACACTGGCTCTGAATTTGGGAAGCCTTGTCATATGTTTAGCAAGGTGTGTAGCAACGCAGCCTCCAGGCAGGTGAGGTAACTGCGTCGTTCACCATCTGGAGAACACCTGGGGCACTTCACTCTGGTCAAAACAGCGCTCACAAGTGCCTCATCACTGCCCAATGAGACGAAGCAGTGAGCCCCAGAGAAGCAGAAGGGTCCTCCTTGCTGCCCGGGGCTATTTTCTGCCTGTGTGCGTCTCCATATCCATTTCACCCTTCGCTTCCTCTTTTTGGTTCCTCCTCACAACAGAAATACAACCAGAGAGGATATTCTGATTTGTGTTGTCATTGATGACATAAGAAATGGAAATGCTGGTAAAAGTAATCACTGTTTATTTCACCTGGAGTAGTTGTATGCTTCTTGTTCATGTACTGCAAGCGGTGCATACATTAGTTTTTGTTTCGTCCACAGGACCTTTCTACAACATGACTCCTGAGGAAAGGATAGACGCGGACAACAGATCAGTCTATGTAGGAAATGTAAGACATGTACATCCTATGTCATACTGCTCATGGTTTGACACAACTGTGATCTGACACACTGTTGAACAAATCCCAGGTAGACTATGGAGCTACTGCGGATGAGTTAGAGATCCATTTCAACGGCTGTGGGCCTGTGAACCGAGTTACCATCCTGTGTGACCGCTTCTCCGGCCATCCCAAGGGGTAGGTTCAActtgtgcagtttttttaataCTTGTGCTACCGTGGAATACATCTTAAAGTATTGACATCCAAGTTTAAttgttgtttgtcttctctcttctctctttctcagctTTGCCTACATTGAGTTCTCTGATCAAGACTCTGTGCAGAGTGCCATTGGTTTGCATGAGACCTTGTTCAGAGGAAGAGTCCTTAAGGTGAGGTGCATCACACTACATGATTTAAGTATACTCAGTTGAAATACACAAATATCAATGAGTGCAAAACTTAACAAACTTGCATAACTAAACTATAATAACTATAATAAAAACCCATCCCAACTACAATAAGATAAATCTAAATATCAGTTCCAATCATAGCATTCAGTTCAATTGCTGTCGAATAGCAAGTcttctgaaatgaacaagtcaACCCAAACTGAAACATGTTTCCTTTGGCTCACAGGTAATGCCGAAGAGGACCAATATGCCAGGCATCAGCACCACAGACAggggaggacacagaggaggccacaccagaggaagaggaagaggttaCCGTCCCCCCAGATATCACAACAGCTCACGAGGCAGGTTCCGGTACCAGTCAACCAGGCCACAACATCAAACGCCCCATCCCTATTACGGAGGCCCTTCAGTGGGGAAGAGACAGTGGGGACACATGGACTACCATGAACAGATGCCTAAACGTTATCCATGTCTTCTACTTATCACTCCACCATCTGAGGAGTTAGGGGAAGGGTCGAGTGGACAACACTACCCCCAGCAGCGCTAACACCACCCACACCCTACATCCCAAGTGGGTGTATAGAAATGATCATTTTGACAAATATTTCCAGGCATTACTGAGTTGAATATTATGTGACAGGCACAGAATGGACAGCAAGAATGACTTTTCAACCCCTGCATCAGTCTTCAGTTACTTCAGATGTGGAGAATGAAAACCTGGGATCAGCAATGTTGCATATAAGCTTAAGTTGCTGCGAATGCATGGACAATCCTCAAATCGTTATGCAGTTGCAtctcaatgtttttataaactgAATGTTTTGTGTCGCTGCCTGCAATGTAAAGTAAAAAGCCTCCCTATGTATAACTGTTTCTTTTGCTATgtaagtgaataaataaaataatgaactgTTGCTCCACTTGTGGTAAAATGAAACACATGTGGTGATgtgcaacaacaaaatgtaatataGTTATATATTTCAAGGCAACACGTAAACAAAAGAGGGGGGGTATAATGTACAGAGGTGGCTGAGCAGAAGAGGTTGGAAGGGACATCAGCCAGTTTGCACCATCATTCCTGAAACAATTCCATCGAAGGTCCTGA
This genomic interval carries:
- the pabpn1l gene encoding embryonic polyadenylate-binding protein 2 isoform X1 — protein: MAENHLEYGYLEEGESIEEHYTEDPELAAIKARVQELEMEEETERLKEEERCDAPEMQLLTSSPRPGETAGPFYNMTPEERIDADNRSVYVGNVDYGATADELEIHFNGCGPVNRVTILCDRFSGHPKGFAYIEFSDQDSVQSAIGLHETLFRGRVLKVMPKRTNMPGISTTDRGGHRGGHTRGRGRGYRPPRYHNSSRGRFRYQSTRPQHQTPHPYYGGPSVGKRQWGHMDYHEQMPKRYPCLLLITPPSEELGEGSSGQHYPQQR
- the pabpn1l gene encoding embryonic polyadenylate-binding protein 2 isoform X2, translating into MAENHLEYGYLEEGESIEEHYTEDPELAAIKARVQELEMEEETERLKEEERCDAPEMQLLTSSPRPGPFYNMTPEERIDADNRSVYVGNVDYGATADELEIHFNGCGPVNRVTILCDRFSGHPKGFAYIEFSDQDSVQSAIGLHETLFRGRVLKVMPKRTNMPGISTTDRGGHRGGHTRGRGRGYRPPRYHNSSRGRFRYQSTRPQHQTPHPYYGGPSVGKRQWGHMDYHEQMPKRYPCLLLITPPSEELGEGSSGQHYPQQR